A window from Balearica regulorum gibbericeps isolate bBalReg1 chromosome 1, bBalReg1.pri, whole genome shotgun sequence encodes these proteins:
- the ATP1A1 gene encoding sodium/potassium-transporting ATPase subunit alpha-1: MGKGAGRDKYEPTATSEHGAKKKKGKKERERDMDELKKEVSMDDHKLSLDELHRKYGTDLSRGLTTARAAEILARDGPNSLTPPPTTPEWVKFCRQLFGGFSLLLWIGAILCFMAYGIQSVMEEEPNNDNLYLGVVLAAVVIITGCFSYYQEAKSSKIMESFKNMVPQQALVVRNGEKISINAEGVVVGDLVEVKGGDRIPADLRIISAHGCKVDNSSLTGESEPQTRSPDFSNENPLETRNIAFFSTNCVEGTARGIVISTGDRTVMGRIASLASGLEGGKTPIAMEIEHFIHLITGVAVFLGVSFFILSLILEYTWLEAVIFLIGIIVANVPEGLLATVTVCLTLTAKRMARKNCLVKNLEAVETLGSTSTICSDKTGTLTQNRMTVAHMWFDNQIHEADTTENQSGASFDKTSATWSALSRVAGLCNRAVFQANQENVPILKRAVAGDASESALLKCIELCCGSVKEMRERYPKVVEIPFNSTNKYQLSIHKNANPSESRYLLVMKGAPERILDRCSTILIHGKEQPLDEEMKDAFQNAYLELGGLGERVLGFCHLALPDDQFPEGFQFDTDDVNFPVDKLCFVGLMSMIDPPRAAVPDAVGKCRSAGIKVIMVTGDHPITAKAIAKGVGIISEGNETVEDIAARLNIPVSQVNPRDAKACVVHGSDLKDMTSEQLDDILMHHTEIVFARTSPQQKLIIVEGCQRQGAIVAVTGDGVNDSPALKKADIGVAMGIAGSDVSKQAADMILLDDNFASIVTGVEEGRLIFDNLKKSIAYTLTSNIPEITPFLIFIIANIPLPLGTVTILCIDLGTDMVPAISLAYEQAESDIMKRQPRNPKTDKLVNERLISMAYGQIGMIQALGGFFTYFVIMAENGFWPSGLLGLRVQWDDRWINDVEDSYGQQWTYEQRKIVEFTCHTAFFVSIVVVQWADLIICKTRRNSVFQQGMKNKILIFGLFEETALAAFLSYCPGMDVALRMYPLKPTWWFCAFPYSLLIFLYDEVRKLIIRRNPGGWVEKETYY, translated from the exons GCTGGAAGAGACAAGTATGAGCCCACTGCTACATCAGAGCATGGcgcaaagaagaaaaaggggaagaaggagagggagagggacaTGGATGAACTTAAAAAGGAAGTCTCAATG GATGACCACAAGCTGAGCCTTGATGAACTTCATCGTAAATATGGAACAGACTTGAGTCGG GGTTTAACTACTGCACGTGCAGCTGAGATTCTGGCTCGTGATGGCCCAAATTCCCTCACACCCCCACCCACCACTCCTGAATGGGTCAAGTTCTGTCGGCAGCTCTTTGGAGGATTCTCGCTCCTGCTGTGGATTGGTGCTATTCTATGTTTTATGGCTTACGGCATACAAAGtgtgatggaggaggagcccaaCAATGATAAT CTGTACCTGGGTGTTGTGTTGGCAGCTGTGGTTATCATTACTGGCTGTTTCTCTTATTACCAAGAAGCAAAAAGTTCCAAGATCATGGAGTCTTTTAAGAACATGGTGCCTCAG CAAGCTCTTGTAGTCAGAAACGGTGAGAAGATCAGCATAAATGCTGAAGGTGTTGTAGTTGGAGATCTAGTGGAGGTGAAAGGAGGAGACAGAATTCCAGCTGACCTTCGGATCATATCTGCACATGGTTGCAAG GTGGATAACTCCTCACTTACTGGTGAATCAGAGCCTCAGACCAGGTCTCCAGACTTCTCCAATGAGAACCCACTGGAGACAAGGaacattgctttcttttccaccaACTGTGTGGAAG GCACTGCCCGTGGCATTGTTATCAGCACTGGGGATCGCACTGTGATGGGCCGTATTGCCAGTCTGGCTTCTGGACTGGAAGGGGGGAAAACTCCAATTGCAATGGAGATTGAGCACTTTATCCATCTCATCACTGGAGTGGCTGTGTTCCTGGGTGTCTCCTTCTTCATCCTTTCACTCATCCTTGAATACACGTGGCTGGAGGCTGTAATCTTTCTCATTGGGATCATTGTTGCCAATGTCCCTGAGGGGCTGCTTGCAACGGTCACG GTATGTCTGACACTAACAGCCAAGCGTATGGCTCGTAAGAACTGCTTGGTGAAGAACCTGGAAGCTGTGGAAACCCTGGGCTCCACATCCACCATCTGTTCTGACAAGACAGGCACTCTGACACAGAATCGCATGACGGTTGCACACATGTGGTTTGACAATCAAATTCATGAGGCTGATACTACAGAGAACCAGAGTG gtGCTTCCTTTGACAAGACCTCAGCTACTTGGAGTGCTTTGTCCAGAGTTGCAGGTCTCTGCAACCGTGCTGTGTTTCAGGCCAACCAGGAAAATGTACCAATTCTTAAG AGAGCTGTGGCGGGAGATGCATCTGAGTCTgcacttctgaaatgcattGAATTGTGCTGTGGTTCTGTCAAGGAGATGAGAGAAAGGTATCCCAAAGTGGTGGAAATACCATTTAACTCTACCAACAAGTACCAG CTGTCTATCCACAAAAATGCAAATCCATCAGAATCCCGTTACTTGCTGGTGATGAAGGGAGCTCCAGAGAGGATCTTGGATCGCTGCAGCACCATTCTCATTCATGGCAAAGAGCAACCACTGGATGAGGAAATGAAAGATGCTTTTCAGAATGCCTACCTTGAGTTGGGAGGCCTTGGAGAGAGAGTGTTAG GATTCTGTCACTTGGCTCTGCCTGATGATCAGTTCCCTGAAGGCTTCCAGTTTGATACAGACGACGTGAACTTTCCTGTAGACAAACTCTGCTTTGTAGGACTGATGTCTATGATTGACCCTCCTcgtgctgctgtgccagatgCTGTTGGCAAATGCAGAAGTGCTGGGATCAAG gTTATCATGGTTACTGGAGACCATCCGATCACAGCCAAAGCCATTGCCAAAGGTGTCGGCATCATCTCTGAGGGCAATGAAACAGTAGAAGATATTGCTGCTCGGCTCAACATTCCTGTCAGTCAGGTCAACCCTAG AGATGCCAAAGCTTGTGTTGTTCATGGCTCAGATTTGAAGGACATGACTAGTGAGCAGCTGGATGACATCCTGATGCATCATACAGAAATTGTCTTTGCCAGGACATCTCCTCAGCAGAAGCTTATAATTGTGGAAGGCTGTCAGCGACAG GGTGCCATTGTAGCAGTCACAGGTGATGGTGTGAATGATTCCCCTGCCCTGAAGAAGGCTGACATTGGTGTTGCTATGGGTATTGCTGGCTCAGATGTCTCCAAGCAGGCAGCTGACATGATTTTGCTGGATGATAACTTTGCCTCCATCGTCACTGGGGTTGAAGAAG GGCGTCTGATCTTTGATAACCTGAAGAAGTCCATTGCTTACACCTTGACCAGTAACATTCCTGAAATCACGCCGTTCCTGATCTTCATCATTGCAAACATACCCCTTCCACTGGGAACAGTCACCATCCTCTGCATTGACTTGGGCACTGACATG GTCCCTGCTATCTCCCTGGCATATGAGCAAGCAGAGAGCGATATCATGAAGAGGCAGCCCAGAAATCCCAAAACAGACAAGCTGGTGAATGAACGGCTGATAAGCATGGCCTATGGGCAGATTG GTATGATCCAGGCCCTTGGAGGTTTCTTCACCTATTTTGTAATCATGGCAGAGAATGGGTTCTGGCCTTCTGGCTTGCTAGGGCTCAGAGTTCAGTGGGATGACCGATGGATTAACGATGTGGAAGACAGCTACGGGCAGCAATGG ACCTACGAGCAGAGGAAAATAGTGGAGTTCACTTGCCACACAGCCTTCTTTGTCAGCATTGTGGTTGTGCAGTGGGCAGACTTGATCATTTGTAAGACCCGAAGAAACTCTGTCTTCCAGCAGGGGATGAA GAACAAGATCTTAATATTTGGTCTCTTTGAGGAGACTGCTCTGGCTGCCTTCCTGTCCTACTGCCCTGGGATGGATGTTGCGTTAAGGATGTATCCCCTCAA GCCGACCTGGTGGTTCTGCGCTTTCCCATACTCCCTTCTCATATTTCTATATGATGAAGTCAGAAAGCTCATTATCAGACGCAACCCTGGTG